A genomic segment from Micromonospora echinaurantiaca encodes:
- a CDS encoding dolichyl-phosphate-mannose--protein mannosyltransferase, with amino-acid sequence MTSASTAQSSGRTEAEPTAAGGDPGRTSQEAGGGVPGVVRRRLATVDARLDERSWLATAVVVAIAAILRFVGLSGPNGKIFDEVYYARDGWGLVDKGVEWNYKDGGPSYVVHPPLGKWLIGLGEWAFGYSDAEHNISVPGHLVTTAPEFGWRFSAAVVGTLSVLLLVRIGRRLFRSTALGCAAGLLLALDGFHLVLSRTALLDIFLLFFVLATFGALVLDRDARRRRWARALDAGLDPSRPGRAGRPDTGWRDWPWWRLAAGVLFGCACAVKWSALYFLPAFALLVLLWEVGVRRSAGARRPWRDTLLDELPWLVLAGVLMVATYLATWTGWFLSDDGYYRLAERYPNAPLSDTPVVGALNNLFQYHKAAYGFHTGLDDPHKYQSWPWQWLLLGRPVAFYWSGDGACGAPSCASEILLLGTPLLWWSFLPALVALVWLGVARRDWRAGAILLCVAAGLLPWFWFALDGRTMFSFYTAPALPFLVLAVAYVLGAIVSPAGPPGEQVAVDPEASRDRRLVGGVIAGGYVLLVALCFAYFYPIFVGKLMTYAEWSARMWLDGRWI; translated from the coding sequence GTGACGAGTGCGTCGACAGCACAGAGCTCGGGTCGGACCGAAGCGGAGCCGACGGCGGCCGGCGGCGACCCGGGGCGGACGTCGCAGGAGGCGGGCGGCGGCGTCCCCGGCGTGGTGCGCCGGCGGCTGGCCACCGTCGACGCCCGGCTGGACGAGCGCTCCTGGCTGGCCACGGCCGTGGTCGTGGCGATCGCGGCGATCCTCCGCTTCGTCGGCCTGAGCGGCCCGAACGGCAAGATCTTCGACGAGGTCTACTACGCCCGGGACGGCTGGGGCCTGGTCGACAAGGGCGTCGAGTGGAACTACAAGGACGGCGGCCCGTCGTACGTGGTCCACCCGCCGCTGGGCAAGTGGCTGATCGGGCTCGGCGAGTGGGCCTTCGGCTACTCCGACGCCGAGCACAACATCTCCGTCCCCGGGCACCTGGTCACCACCGCGCCGGAGTTCGGCTGGCGCTTCTCCGCGGCGGTGGTCGGCACCCTGTCGGTGCTGCTGCTGGTGCGCATCGGCCGGCGGCTGTTCCGGTCCACCGCGCTGGGCTGCGCCGCCGGCCTGCTGCTCGCCCTGGACGGCTTCCACCTGGTGCTGTCCCGCACCGCGCTGCTCGACATCTTCCTGCTCTTCTTCGTGCTGGCGACGTTCGGCGCGCTGGTGCTCGACCGGGACGCGCGGCGTCGCCGCTGGGCCCGGGCGCTGGACGCCGGCCTGGACCCGTCCCGACCGGGCCGGGCCGGGCGGCCGGACACCGGCTGGCGGGACTGGCCCTGGTGGCGGCTGGCGGCCGGGGTGCTGTTCGGCTGCGCCTGCGCGGTGAAGTGGAGCGCGCTGTACTTCCTGCCCGCGTTCGCGCTGCTGGTGCTGCTCTGGGAGGTCGGCGTACGCCGCTCCGCCGGGGCCCGCCGGCCGTGGCGGGACACCCTGCTCGACGAGCTGCCCTGGCTGGTGCTGGCCGGGGTGCTGATGGTGGCCACCTACCTGGCCACCTGGACGGGCTGGTTCCTCAGCGACGACGGCTACTACCGGCTGGCCGAGCGCTACCCGAACGCCCCGCTCAGCGACACCCCGGTCGTCGGGGCGCTGAACAACCTGTTCCAGTACCACAAGGCCGCGTACGGCTTCCACACCGGCCTGGACGACCCGCACAAGTACCAGTCGTGGCCGTGGCAGTGGCTGCTGCTGGGCCGGCCGGTGGCCTTCTACTGGTCGGGCGACGGGGCCTGCGGGGCGCCGAGCTGCGCGTCGGAGATCCTGCTGCTCGGCACGCCGCTGCTCTGGTGGTCGTTCCTGCCCGCCCTGGTGGCGCTGGTCTGGCTGGGGGTTGCTCGGCGGGACTGGCGGGCCGGGGCGATCCTGCTCTGCGTGGCCGCCGGGCTGCTGCCCTGGTTCTGGTTCGCCCTCGACGGCCGGACGATGTTCTCCTTCTACACCGCCCCGGCGCTGCCGTTCCTGGTGCTGGCCGTGGCCTACGTGCTCGGCGCGATCGTGTCGCCGGCCGGCCCGCCGGGTGAACAGGTGGCCGTCGACCCGGAGGCCAGCCGGGACCGCCGGCTGGTGGGCGGCGTGATCGCCGGCGGGTACGTGCTGCTGGTCGCGCTCTGCTTCGCGTACTTCTACCCGATCTTCGTCGGGAAGCTGATGACGTACGCGGAGTGGTCGGCGCGGATGTGGCTGGACGGTCGCTGGATCTGA
- a CDS encoding 4'-phosphopantetheinyl transferase family protein, whose product MRDLLPVAVAVAVAGPADWTGQLLPAERNCLGGRAVETRRRDFTAGRVCARRAMAALGLSPAAVPSAADRSPVWPAGVVGTITHTRGYCAAAAARATQVRSVGIDAEQHRELNPGVRRLICLPEEDERCARLPAGTFWPAVLFSAKETVYKVWHPVVGTWLDFHDALVTLDPEAGTFTARIAPARVDAAPVAAPARITGRFTVDDGLVRTAAVLLP is encoded by the coding sequence ATGCGTGACCTGCTGCCGGTCGCGGTGGCCGTGGCGGTGGCCGGCCCGGCCGACTGGACCGGCCAGCTGCTGCCGGCCGAGCGGAACTGCCTCGGCGGGCGGGCGGTGGAGACCCGCCGCCGCGACTTCACCGCCGGGCGGGTCTGCGCCCGGCGGGCGATGGCCGCGCTCGGGCTCTCCCCCGCCGCCGTACCGTCGGCCGCCGACCGGTCGCCGGTCTGGCCGGCCGGGGTGGTCGGCACCATCACGCACACCCGCGGCTACTGCGCCGCCGCGGCCGCGCGGGCCACCCAGGTCCGCTCCGTGGGCATCGACGCCGAGCAGCACCGCGAGCTCAATCCGGGCGTACGCCGGTTGATCTGCCTGCCCGAGGAGGACGAGCGGTGCGCCCGGCTGCCCGCCGGCACCTTCTGGCCGGCGGTGCTGTTCAGCGCGAAGGAGACCGTCTACAAGGTCTGGCACCCGGTCGTCGGCACCTGGCTGGATTTCCACGACGCCCTGGTCACGCTCGACCCGGAGGCGGGGACATTCACCGCCCGCATCGCGCCGGCCCGCGTCGACGCCGCACCGGTGGCCGCTCCGGCCCGGATCACCGGCCGGTTCACCGTGGACGACGGGCTGGTCCGGACCGCGGCGGTCCTGCTGCCCTGA